One region of Malania oleifera isolate guangnan ecotype guangnan chromosome 6, ASM2987363v1, whole genome shotgun sequence genomic DNA includes:
- the LOC131158169 gene encoding cytidine deaminase 1-like, with protein MERPRFVIEPSEAESMAKQSGLSVLQLLPSLVKSAQPLARPSISNFPVGAVGLCSDGRIFLGVNLEFPGLPLHHSVHAEQFLVTNIAFHRHSSLRFVAVSSAPCGHCRQFLQEIRGSPNIRIFITSSQNEGSNPGDDADDDAQFKPLLHFLPHRFGPDDLLDKDVPLLLEPHNNGLVLVRKKEDSSCNGFAEFCEFEDNLVAAALEAANESHAPYSGCPSGAAFVDSVGKVYRGSYMESAAYNPSLGPIQAALVAYVASGGGGGYDQIVAGVLVEKEGAAAAQEHTARLLLQLVSPLCEFRVFHCRSASNDCKKSSSS; from the coding sequence ATGGAGCGACCCAGATTCGTGATCGAACCATCGGAGGCCGAATCAATGGCAAAACAATCAGGCCTCTCCGTTCTCCAACTCCTCCCCTCTTTGGTGAAGTCTGCCCAGCCCCTCGCCCGCCCCTCCATCTCCAACTTCCCTGTCGGCGCCGTCGGGCTCTGCTCCGACGGCCGCATCTTCCTCGGCGTCAACCTCGAGTTCCCGGGTCTACCGCTCCACCATTCCGTCCACGCCGAGCAGTTCCTCGTCACCAACATCGCCTTCCACCGCCACTCCAGCCTCCGATTCGTCGCCGTCTCCTCCGCCCCCTGCGGCCATTGCCGCCAGTTCCTTCAAGAAATCCGCGGCTCACCCAATATCAGAATCTTCATCACATCGTCCCAAAATGAGGGCAGTAACCCCGGCGACGACGCAGACGACGACGCCCAATTCAAACCATTATTGCATTTTTTGCCCCACAGGTTCGGTCCCGACGATCTTCTCGACAAGGATGTTCCCCTGCTTTTGGAGCCCCATAACAATGGCCTAGTCCTTGTGAGGAAAAAGGAGGACAGCTCGTGTAATGGGTTTGCGGAGTTTTGTGAGTTCGAGGACAATTTAGTGGCGGCGGCGTTGGAGGCTGCGAACGAATCCCACGCGCCGTACAGCGGGTGTCCTTCCGGCGCGGCTTTTGTGGACTCCGTGGGGAAGGTGTACAGAGGGTCGTACATGGAGTCTGCGGCCTATAATCCGAGCTTGGGGCCGATTCAGGCGGCGCTGGTGGCTTACGTTGCCAGCGGCGGAGGCGGTGGATACGACCAGATCGTCGCTGGAGTTTTGGTGGAGAAGGAAGGGGCAGCGGCGGCGCAAGAGCACACCGCGCGGCTGCTGCTGCAGTTGGTCTCGCCGCTCTGCGAGTTTCGGGTGTTTCATTGCCGTTCGGCTTCGAATGATTGCAAGAAGTCGTCTTCGTCCTGA